The genomic stretch TTCATCGCCGGCAAAGTGGTGCGGCATGGCCGAGAGCTGTGGCTGCAAGTCAGAACCTGCTACTATGAACTACTGAAACTAATCCGCGACCGCTTGAGACTTGTCTTTGCGCCGACCTAGACCGCTGTCCGACTGCCGGCAGAATCCCCAAGCCTTTACTGGCGTCATGCCGATTTCCCGCACAGGCTATTTCCGGTACTGAACCGGTCTGCGGAGGCTAACTCAAAGTCACGCCAAAGCAGCGCAAGCACTCCATCGCATCACAACCGCTGTGCCGAACGCCTTCGACCGCAGACTTCAGCTTCTACATCGGGATTTGGGCCTGCACACCTGTGTCAAATGGATGCCAACTGCCTGCCATCCTGTGCGCCAGGACTACCCGGGAGGTTGCCAATGGCAACACCGTGAGCTGCCAAGGGCAGCCAACAACTTGGGTCAACATGCGCAGTGTCTGAATTGCCGGCACCAACGTCACAGTACAGCAGTGGGCTTGCGGGCTCAGTCCAAGCCGGGTACGACCGGGCCGAAGAGCTCCCATTTCCGTTCGCAGAATCAACGCTGCCCTGAAAGGTTTTGGGCAAGAGGTGCCTATGGCGTATTTCCTACGGTGTGGGCTTGGTGCGCTTTGGTTGCAGCTCAAGCGTCGAGATTGAAGGAGACGAATCGTATGTCCGTCATTTCTTCGATTGCGAAACGTGGGCCTTCGCGGCCCAGGCCAGAATCCCGCACACCACCGTACGGCTGGATGTCGGCCCGGAACGTAGCCGAGTCGTTGATGTACACGTTGCCGACCGCAAGTTCTTCAGCCGCACGCATGGCCCGACTCAAGTCGCGGGTGAAAACGCCGCAGGCAAGGCCGTACTGATAGGTTCCTGCCTGCGAGCCGCGGTTGAACATCCTTATCGCTTCATCGAAGTCAGAGAATGTCTCGATGGTGACAATCGGTGCGAAAGTCTCTTCGCACACGACCGACATCTCAGGCCGGACACTGGTGATGACCGTGGGCAACATTATATTTCCTTCAGCCTTGCCGCCGCACAGCACCTGCGCACCCTGCTGACGGGCTTGCTCCACGAATGCTATTCCTTTGTCGAGCGCGGCCCGGTCAATCATCGGCCCGATTTCGGTCTCGCGCAGCGCCGGGTCGCCGCAGCGCAGCTTCTGGGCACGGACTACGAACTCGCCTGTGAACCGCTCGGCGATTGCCTCGTGCAGGTACAGGCGCTGGGTGTGGATGCACACCTGTCCAGAATAGGAGAACCCGCCGACCAGGCAGCGGCCCAGAGCTTTGTCGAAGTCAGCGGTCTCGTCAATGATCGCACCGGAGTTGGACCCGAGTTC from candidate division WOR-3 bacterium encodes the following:
- a CDS encoding aldehyde dehydrogenase family protein, which gives rise to MVQVLNPYSDSVIAEVSIAGPAEVEQALAGAEAGAEAVRRLPAHRRTSILARCAELVEARKQDFTDTIIAEAGKPRRYAEAETNRAIETIRFAASEASRVHGETIPMDACAGSENRRGFFIRIPLGIIAAITPFNFPLNLVVHKVAPALAAGNSVILKPASATPLSALKLGEILLEAGLPPAALNILIGPGSTVGTSLVKDRRVRMVTFTGSAAVGEKIKAESGLKRVALELGSNSGAIIDETADFDKALGRCLVGGFSYSGQVCIHTQRLYLHEAIAERFTGEFVVRAQKLRCGDPALRETEIGPMIDRAALDKGIAFVEQARQQGAQVLCGGKAEGNIMLPTVITSVRPEMSVVCEETFAPIVTIETFSDFDEAIRMFNRGSQAGTYQYGLACGVFTRDLSRAMRAAEELAVGNVYINDSATFRADIQPYGGVRDSGLGREGPRFAIEEMTDIRFVSFNLDA